Part of the Hemicordylus capensis ecotype Gifberg chromosome 7, rHemCap1.1.pri, whole genome shotgun sequence genome, GTGTGTGTGGTGCTGATATAATGGTTGCATGGATCCAACTGTCTCATCTGTGAAGGCGCATAGGGAGCCCAAGGGGAGGCCTGCCCCATGTTGGGTGGACTTGGTCACAATGGGAAGGGGCTAGCACTGTGGCATAATGGGGGATAAGCACATGGTGACCTCTGGGCCAGACATTCAGCCcctcagcccccagatgctgctgctgttgctaccacCAAGGCACCCTGTGGGCAGTAAGTCACCTCTAGCTCTGCGGGTTTGGAGGCAGACATAGTGTCACCCTGGAGAGAGCTGGCTaggagggggaggagtgggggtgaaaagggagagagggaggaagctgGGTAGTGTGAATGTCCCTCCCTTTGGCATGCCAGCCTGGCTTCCTGTTTGCCCGTAGACTCTGGATGTTTTGTATGGCGCctgaggatggggccgctctaggaagagcacctgcctgcttgcacgtagaaggttccaagttccctccctgaaaaggctgagagagagagactcctgcctgcaaccctggagaagccgctgccagtctgtgacgacaacactgagctagatggaccgatggcctgactcagtatatggcagcttcctgtgttcctcaaaCCAACAACCCTGCTTCCCAGAATCCTGTGGAACACTCGGGGGATTCCCTGGTGGGCATCAGGAGCAGAGGGTGGCCAGCGGTGGCCGGAGTTCAGCCCACCGCTGCGGcccccaagccccgccccctgcgtcagaCGGAAGCGTCTGGCGTCAGAAGCAGGGCGCGTGGTTAAGCCACGTGCCCTGCGTCTCAGAAGCAAGGGGCATAGCTcagctcacaaacagggccacgcggccccatttgcgaGCGAAATGacactcctgcatctgacatcaggcacgggcgtggctggggcacgaGGCGCAGCCCTTGAAGagcggcggcccaggttcttctAACCCGTTCGGGCAATGGGGGCTCCGCCCTTGGTGGGCGTGTCAATGTGGAAAATAATCCTCTGAAGGTAAAGCCTGAAAAGGATGAGCACAGGGATGGGTGGTTCTCCCAGTCTAACGAGCACAAACCTTCCTCTTTCTGTGCACAGATGAGGCCTTACGGATGCAAGCTATTTGTCGCCAGAGAGGAGCATAGCGTCCAGTCATAGCGTCCAGGAGCATAGCGTCCAGGCTTTCTAGGGGCATGTCCGCTCCCCCACTAGAGAATGGTAGGTGTGGCGTTCCTAAGAGTGCAAAAACGTTGATATTGGGACATGCACAGCATGCGAGAGTATGATATCATTCAGCTATGGGAAGCACACACAATATTGGCACTGAAGACATCACCTACCCTTCACTCCTGCACCCAGTGCTTgaactgcaggggtggggggcatggagAAAGGCAGGGAAACCTGAATTCAAGGGTTTTCAAACTTGACTCCCTGGTTGTttttggatcacaactcccaccatccccagccacaacagctttCAGAcagcatggctggggatgatgggagttgtagtcctccaGCAACATAGGGAAACCCAGTATGAGAACCCCTGACCCAAGTCCTGATTCCCCCtcaattttagccaaatcataCCCCGCCCCTTAGTTTTCTGAAAACAGTTGCTAAGGGAGGCAGGCACCCTCTGCCACCCCCATCTAGGGGTCACCAAATGGGAAAAAGAGTACCGGTCTCCTGTTCCGAGATGCCCAGAAGAGGAATTTCAACAGGCGcagcttttcttccccctgcaggacaagctgcacctgttgaagttCAGTCTTCTGTGCatctgttaaaggtacaggagacctgttcTCTTTTCCACAGGGCAAACCTACTCCCAATCCCCCATAATTAGAGCACTGCCTAAACCCTCATTTGAATTCAAggttttatatttcattttatttacatcttgctCTCCTgtggtgtaaaggtaaagtgtgccatcaagtcgacttcgactcctggcaaccacagagccccatggttgtctttggtagaatacaggaagggtttaccattgcctcctcccacacagtatgagatgatgcctttcagcaccttcctatatcgctgctgcccaatataggagtttctcattgtctgggaaacataccagtggggaatcgaactggcaacttcttgctccctaggcaggttacttccccactgcaccattaggtggctctcctaTGCTGTaaccatatccaaagcagctcacaaagatctgaaaaacaaaatataagaATACATAAAATATCAAACACAGTTACAAAAGACTAGTTACAGACCGAATTATAAGCTGAATCCAGAAACTGACAGATGTTTGTCAATGGCGTTATTCGTAAGTGGATTCCATCTCTTCCCCGCACCCACAACCCAAGCAGATAATCAGCGCTATTGCAGTGAAGTTAAGGTTCCAGATcagaatgttgtgtgtgtgtgtgtgtgtacacgcatgcgcacgcacacacacacacacacacacacacacataataagCAGATGAACAGATTCAATGTACAACTTCCCCCTCTGTTCCATAGGAAAATTCAAACAcatacaaatgttttaaatgttatttgaGGGGATACCCGCCACTCCAGGAGCTTAAATCTGTgaatccccttcctcctcagaaacacaaaggtaTGTATTGCCTGGTGAGAAAACGAAAGAATTATAGACAGCTTTCTCCCTCAGAAGCAAAAGGGGTTGATACCGTCTTGAAGGAGCatccttcaagctgagaaatttcttgCTCTGTATCcacgccctcctccctccctcctctcaatGGCCTTCCCTtaactctgcccacctggttgttTGTTAAATGTCCTCTGAATGcacaaacattctgctccattgagttacatcggggcagtgtgtgtttggggtgtgtgtgtgcccccttaGGGTCTTTCTGCTTCTAATGTTTGTGAAACCAACATCTCTGTTATTCCAAGCCTGCCAGTATCTCCCTCCTTCCTGCACATGCTCCAGTTctgtgtccataaggatcataacgtTCCCCGTTCTTTCAGAAATAGGGTTAAGATTTCTCTCTTTTATCCCCCGCCCCCATAGTTTCAGCTCTACAGAAACTTAGAAGCCAGCGAGAGCGAGACGACCAGTCCGTGTCAGAACAGTTCTGGTGAAGTGTCCAAACAAGTTCTTAGCTCAGCCAACTCCTTACCTCAAACCTTGGACGACTTGCTGGCGGGGTTGTTCATTGATATACGCCCAGAGAAAGACGACCGCAAGCATCAGCTGAATCGGCCTCGCCTCAGCGGCATCCCAGCCGTCCCGGTGGACCTGGACATGAGCGACGGGGAGACCAGCGTCTCGGACAGCGGCTCGGAGTCTCCCGTGTGTGTGGAGCTCCCACCACAACCTTTTATTTACCAGCACTCCGCCAGCCACCTCTCCGCTGAGGTGGGACTGGGGCCCTCTCTAGCTTTCGTGGGGTTCAGGGCAAGGATCGGTAGCAGGGCCTCCTGGGATctggggaggacagctggtcttgtgggagcgagctggagttgccccctttgccaagcagggtctgccttggcttgcatttggatgggaaaccacatgtgagcactgtaagagattccccataggggatggggtcatagctcagtggaagagcatctgcatgaagaaggtcccaggttcgatgcctgtcatctccaggcagagctgggagagactcctgcctgtaaccttggagacagGAGACAGGGGCATACCTACCCTTGAGCAAGGACAGCCAATCTATTGAGAAACAAGCCGGTTTTGTCATAAAGTAAAGTTcagctgttgagtcagtgtcaactcctggcgaccacagagccctgtggttgccttcggtagaatacaggaggggttgaccattatctcctccagtgcagtctgagatgatgcctttagacatcttcctatatccctgctgccctgcccgatataggtgtttcccgtagtctaggaaacataccagcagggattcaaactggcaacctcttgctctctaggcaagttacttccctgttgtaccattaggtggctcggtcttgtggtagcaagcatgacctgtccactttcctaagcagggtctgccctggttggcatttgaatgggagactacatgtgaataccgtaagatattccccttaggggatggggctgctccgggaagagcagaaaggttccaagttccctccctagaatctccaggatagggctgggagagactcctgcgctgggagagattcctgcaaaccttggagaagccactgccagtctgtgtagacaatactaagttagatggagcaacggactgactcagtataaagcagctgattttttaaatttatttaaaatatttctatactgcccaaaacttgcatctcagtTTCCTATCTCCCTATAagtccccaggccccaagggtctgggggggcctccaaggctccccctccccctcagccaGGGCGCCCCCTTGCCCTTCCCTCACCCAGCCGGCAAGCAAAGCACTCGCTGCTTGGGAGCACCAGGcatgctcctctcctctccagacagTGTTTCATACTTGCTGAGGAGGTATGGACTCTCCCACCACCACGGGCACTGGACCCTCCCCTGCATCTCACATCAGCACTGTGACAGCCCCGTTCTTGCCCCTGACCCCGCCCCCTTGcgtgtgacatcagatgcagggtgcacAAAGGAACACCCACTGGCCAGACTCTGTCTCCCGCTCCCCACCAAGTTCCCTATGCCCTggcttggagaaccgctgccagtcagagcaggagCGGAACCTCCactgtgcgaatgggttcaaagaacccgggccaccaatggaaagggccgCTGAAGCCCACCGAAGCctttgatgtcacatgcaaagggggcgtggcctcaagctccgggGAGCCCGAGCGagttctcccctgtcatttctttctctccctcgctggagcaCTCGCTCGGGGCTCTCCGTAACCTGGGCATGGGCTCTTCCGGAACCCGAGCCATGCCCCATGCCGCCGGGTGGGGCCAGACCCAGACCACCATTTGGCTGGTTCCGCACCtgagtcagagtagacagtaacTGAGCtaagctggaccaatggtctcactcagcataaggcagcttcctaggttcctgatATGGTATAGTCCTGCCAGAACCAGAAGGATctctgttgttggactgcagcacaagaaccccccccccacacacacaccataagcaTGGGGGTGGGCCCTGGGAGACTGCCCCCCGCCCAGCTCTCTCACTTCAGACAGGCCCAGAGCATGGACTTCTGTTAACTGGGGGCTTACCTACACCATTCAGTTACTGCGATTCAGGGGCAGGCCCAACTTTGTATCCGGAGGGGGGCAACCAGGATGGTGAGggctctggaaaccaagtcctgtgaggaatgaTTGAAGTAGAGCTGGGTATGTGAAATCTGAGATGAGACTgcatatctgaagggctgccacacagAAGGAGGAGCGAACTTGTTCACTATTGCTCCTTGAATCAAGGAGCTGAAAttccaaggaagcagattcaggctagacattaggaagaatttcctaaccgTAAGTgctgtggaaccttctgcctcatgcagtgggggtggattgccaggagctttttcagatggcgactttacAGTTACTTTATTTGGGGAGGgtaggtgtgcattcacatttcggccagatttaccccaaagtctatgcgatatttcagagaacacttcaaacacgattcgggtttttccctCCGTATTGgatcctagcccaatttatgtctggggtaaaaaaaaaaatatcccCTTTTTGCATCAAAGAGTTGGCAAACCAATCTATATGCGTGCCAGTGCTCGAATTCCAACGTGCCCAATTGGCAGTTTCCCGTACTTCCTGCTCCCGTAATTCGAAGATCCTGCAGGGTGGTCCAGGACCCTCCACGTTCCAGAGTATCCGTCGGTCTGTACCACTTTAATTTTGGTTTGGCATTCTTTGCCCGTAGCTCTCGTGGACAGGCCCCCGCTCTGGTGAGCTGGTTTCCTTCTACGAGCTGCAACTTGAGGAGGCCAGGCTGGTTGGACAAGGCAAGAACATCCAGTGGTTTTGCTCGGACACAGAAGAGCATCTCGCAAACCTGAATCCTGACACGGAGTACGTGATCTACGTGAGAGCCCTCAACGTGGCAGGTGCTGGGATGTGGAGTGAGCCTTACAAGGTAAACAAGGTCCTGGGTACATGCATCTCGCTTTCAGGATGTAGGGGACAGGACCCTGCCCTGAGGCACCTACAATCTAGAAACAGGTGCTAGGGAGAGGCAGCCTTATGCAGCAGATccgtggctggggggaggggcctCCCTCCCTAAATTTTTCTCTTCCACCCAAAGTTTTTACAAACAAATCTTTTTAAAACTGCGATATTGTGATATGATAGCAGCTACagtggcaaaaaaacccaaaaacccttTATTTTtggtcccccccaaaaaaacaacaacaacttgggcCTGAAGTGGGAAAGatcagagaagagctggtcctctggtagcaagcatgacttgtccccttagctaagcagggtctgccctggttgcatatgaaggggagactagaagtgtgagcactggaagatattccccttaggggatggagccactctgggaagagcatctagattccaagctccctccctggaagcatctccaagatagggctgaaagagattcctgcctgcaaccctgaagaagctgctgccagtctgtgaagacaatactgagctagatggaccaatggtctgactcagtatatggcagcttcctatgatcagTGTTTGCCACAGCAAAGCATCAAGTGTGTGGAAGTAAAATATTCATGAACCATCTTGAAACATCTGTGGAGATGTAGCCAGGAACTTGAATGAAAtcagatttaggaacataggaagctgccatatactgagtcagaccattggtccatttagctcagtattgtcttcacagactggcagcagcttctccaaggttgcaggcaggaatctctctcagccctgtctaggagatgctgccagggagggaacttggaaccttctgctttttccagagcggctcgatcccctaaggggaatatcttgcagtgctcacacttctagtctcccattaatatgcaaccagggcagacccttcttagctaaggggacaagtcatgcttcctaccataagaccagctagGCACATGCATGCCGGCAGTGgcgctcttgcccctggacttcggggccaaggtTTAGTTactagaatacaagtaactaaagccccattcaaaagctgatctggagcaaggaatggattaaccccaaacaccacacCACTCTGCATCtggtgcaggcctgctcaatttaggccccccccccaggtgtttttggactacaactcccataattcccagccacagcagccaatagccagggattatggggattgtaggccaacatctgtaggagggccaaagttgagcaggcttgatctGGTGCCTCCCCATAAACTAATGCTTCCCCATAAACAAAAGgcaggggatttgaacttgcctttgttgttgttggattTGAACTTgcctttgttgctgttgttgttgctgttgttgttgttgttgttcgccCCATCATGCCCCAGGAAAGACGCTTTGCTGGTGCAAAACGGGGCCAACCACTCCCTAAATAAGTTAAAATCGTGCAGTCGCCAGTGTGCCAcccgatttttaaaaatgttgggaAACACGACCCTAATGCCACCTCCTTTGCTTTGTTTCATGCAGTTTGCCACTCTGCCCCCTGTTCCAGGCATCCCCTTGGACCCACCTCCCGTCATCATCATCGTCAAAAGGCACAGGAAGCCCCAGAAGAAAACAGTTTTCCTTCCTGCCGCCtgagaggaactgcagagtggcAATAAAGATTGGTACCTAACCCCTCtcgctttctcctcctcctgtgttaTTTTTAGAGTCTTCTTTTAATTGTTCGGTATGAACCTCCTTGAGATTGTTTCAATGAAAGGTGGAATACAAatttcacaaacaaacaaatcatggGTGGTAGATCTAGAACAGGGttcctcaacgttgggtccccagatgttattggacttcagctcccataatccccagccccagtggcctttggttggggattatgggagttgaagtccaataacatctggggacccaacgttgaggatccctggtctagaagaCAGAGTGGCGGGTAGCGTCAATGCCACGTCTGGGCTCAGGCGGGTCAATAGAGTTTTGGAGTCCTAGAACAGAGGACTCTATGGCAGTCGGGCATTTCTAGGTACTTTAATTATCAAAGCAGGGGGGCGGCTCTTTTAACTCAATCATAATCGCCCCCCCCAAGAACAGTTATgtatggtgtttttaaaaat contains:
- the FNDC8 gene encoding fibronectin type III domain-containing protein 8, encoding MFQLYRNLEASESETTSPCQNSSGEVSKQVLSSANSLPQTLDDLLAGLFIDIRPEKDDRKHQLNRPRLSGIPAVPVDLDMSDGETSVSDSGSESPVCVELPPQPFIYQHSASHLSAELSWTGPRSGELVSFYELQLEEARLVGQGKNIQWFCSDTEEHLANLNPDTEYVIYVRALNVAGAGMWSEPYKFATLPPVPGIPLDPPPVIIIVKRHRKPQKKTVFLPAA